TTGCCGTCCGAAGCGAGGGAGAAACTTAGAGTATCTTTTTCTATATCCGTTGCTGATAGAACTCCACTGACAGAAGAGTCCTCTGAAACTGACAACTCTACCCCGGCAGAAATGGGAGCATCATTGATTGCCGTCACATCTAATGTAACAGCCCCAGTCGCTGTACCGCCATTACCATCACTGACCAGGTATGTGAAACTATCGGAGCCATTATAATTGGCGTTGGGTCTATAACTATATGAGCCATCCTTATTAACATCCACAAATCCATTAGTGGGCTCATTGGCCAAGCTAAAAGTAAGACTGTCACCGTCGATATCAGTCGCAGTAATTAACCCGTTAATAACTGTGTCTTCAGCGCCAGCAGCAGAATGATCTTGCCCTATCGGGGTGTCGTTAACTGATGTTACAGTAATACCTACCGTCGCACTGGCAGTTCCCCCCTGCCCGTCGGACACTGTGTACGTAAAGGTATCACGGCCATTAAAATCCGCGTCTGGCCGGTAAGTAATTCTATCACCCACGAGAGAAACGGTTCCATTGCTCGCTACCCCCACCCCATCGAGCGATAAACTACCACCGTCTATATCAAAATCATTTGTCAGAAGGTCGGAAGCAGAAAGAGAGATAGACCCATCTTCTAAAACACTAGTCTGCTCACCAAATAAAATTGGTAAGAATGTGCCATTTTCATACACGGCCGTAATGTCGGAAAAGGATATACTCTCAATACTATCTAATTGATCAATCCCATCCCCTACCTTTTTATGAGCTACAGTAATGGCATTACTTGAAGAGGACACAGAATAGTCTGAGAATTTACCTTCGTAGCTTGCCGTGTCTGTTCCCTCACCACCAATGAGAAAATCATTACCCGCTCCTCCGATGAGCCGGTCGTCTCCGTCAGCCGCCACGATGATATCATCACCGGCACCGCCGTTAAGTGTATCATTGCCGCCACCTCCCGCAAGCCAGTCATTGCCGTTCGAGGCAACCAGGGTCGTCCCATCCTCACTTGCCTCAAGTACTTTGCCGGTTAAATTAGCAACGTCTAGTGCTGTCCCATCCTCGAAAGAAAACAGTTCAATACGATCTAGGGCGTCTCCCCAATTGATGATTTTTATTATATCTGCTGAATTTGAACTGTTTTCGCCAGCTTCGCCTCCAATGCCCTGAACTGTAATTTGCAAGGCACCGTCAACGAACTGAAGGCTCAGATCATCAGGTCTAATGCCATCGCCAAAAGATAATTCGTCCTTACCCCCATTTGCGCTTGTATCGATTAATTGACTGAACCGCTCACGTATGCGCTCGGTTTCAATCCCGCCCTCTCCATCTGATACTGAATAGGTTACCCATCGCCACTGCGAAATAATTTTCGTTGTTCCAAAATAATCGGCAATTATATCCTGTCCATCACCGCGATTAAAACGGTACGTATCATCTCCAGCGCCACCTTCAACTCTATCATTGCCACGGCCCCCGGATATAAACTCGTTTTTTTGCCCACCCTTAATTTTGTCGTCCCCGCCACCGGCGTAAAATCTTTCAATGCTGAGCCTTCCAATATCCAGATCAATATCGCTGTCATCGGTCAATATTGCCGTATCTGTTCCAGCCCCGCCTGAAAGTTTGTCGTAGCTATCTCCTATTAAGACATCGTCTCCCGCACCTCCAGAAAGGATATCGGACCCGCCACCACCGATGATTAGGTCATCACCGCCACCGCCGACGAATATATCATTGTTATCTCCACCAAAAATGGTATCGCCGTCACCCGAGGACGGAAGCGTTACACCAGATGGCAACACGACGACTGGCAAAGAACGAACTGCTGTCGCAGTATCATCATTTGAACTTTCTCTGGAATTAGCTGTTACTGTGAGTTCAAAACCCGCTCCAGCATTATCGGGAATAGTGAGCGTAAGGTTACTAATTTCCGATAGCGCCAAAGACCATCTTCCACCACCAAGATCAGTCCCGCTGGATAGCGCCACACCCTCGGGCACGCCACCAATCTCAATCGGCCCCAAAATTTCAGAACCGTCCGTGTCACTCAGGGCAGCGGCTATATTGAGTTTAACCGTATCCCCAATTTCACCACTCGCGGGCGCAGTCGTGATTTCTGGCGCGTCAGCAATTGCGTTAACATTAATACTTAATGAAGCGGTGTCGAGCCCGCCTCTACCATCAGATACGGTATAGGAAAAGTTATCCAAACCACTGAAATTACTATTCGGCAGATAGAAATACGTTCCATCCGGATTAATGGTAACAACCCCGTTACTAGGTCCCTGCTTCAAAGAATACTTAAGAACGTCTCCGTCAATATCCGTTGCTCTTAATGAGCCCGAAAGTGCTGCATCCTCAAGCCCATTCGCAACGCTATCCAATGCAACGGGAGCATCGTTTATGTTAACAATGGTGAGTGATACTTTACCGAGCGTAGACCCACCATTCCCATCAGAAACTCTGTAAGTGAACTCGTCAGAGCCATAATAATTTGCATTAGGCGTGTAAACATAGGCCCCATTATTCGCGACACTTATCGACCCATATTTAGGTTGAGTGTGAAGGCTATAATTCAGCTGGTCACCATCTACGTCCGTAGCGGCCAAAATACCCGACCAGGATGTATCCTCATCAAGAGTAACGGCGGTTGCTGGTGCTATGGGAGTATCATTAACGGCGGATACCGTCACAGAAACGCTCCCCTCGCTCACACCTCCCTGCCCGTCAGAGACCGAATACGAAAAACTATCACGCCCGTTGTAATTTGCCCTCGGAGAATATGTGACCACACCATCAACGAGGGAAACAGAACCGTTCTCGCCTCCTGAAACGGCTGTAACAGTTAACGTATCACCATCTAAATCAGTGTCATTAGCTATCAGCTCACTAGCCTGGAAAGAGAGCGGTGTATCCTCTGTGACTGTTATGCTGTCAGGATTTGCCTCTGGGGCTGCATCATTTACAGGGGTGACCTCAATTGCGACGTCACCTGTATCAATAGCCCCATTTGCATCGGTAACTGTGAAGCGAAAGCTATCTGAGCCATAGTAATTTTCGTCGGGCGTATATGTATAAGTCCCGTTAGCATTTATTACCGCCTTGCCATTTGCAGGAAGACTGGATAGCGAAAAAACTAATTCCTCAAATGAGTTATCTAGGTCAGTAGCCTTCAGCGTACCTTCGAACACGGAATCTTCTTCTAAACTAATTTTGGCAACCTCTGCCACAGGAGCATCATTGATGCCAGTAACACGAAGTGCCGCAGTTTGCTGAACAACCGTTGTCCCATCATCAACTGAATAAATAAAACTTAGGTCGCGACTGGCTCCTTCGGACAGGTCATCAAATTCCTTGCCAGGGTCGAAGTTATAGGAACCATCTTCATTAATCGTTAAAGTTCCTTTAGCGGGAGCACTTACCAGACTAAAGGTTAAAGTATCGCCATCCGGGTCTGTTGCCCGAAGAAACCCGTTTGAGGGATTATCCTCATCGCCTGAAATCAATGTTGTTATGGGCTGTGGTGGATCGCTCTTCCCAGGCGCTTCAATGGTTTGATCCGCGAAACGCAAGAACTCAAAACCGCTGAGGGTATCAGTGCCATCGCGTCCCCTATTATCGATTATGCTGCCGTTACCAATCGTGTAGTTCGCTCTGTTGCCGCTATATATTGCGGTATCGGTTCCTGCTCCCCCGACAAGTGTATCATCGCCTCGCCCACCCAAAATGACATTGTCTGAAGAATTACCTGTGATAATGTCGTTACCGTCGCCGCTATACACATTTTCAATTGTGGAACCTGCACCAATTTTAAAATTGGCGTCAGCAATCGATCCCGGGCCACCAGTAAGATCAACTACAGCATCGGCCGTGGTCGCTGCGAGATTTATAGTGTCAGTGCCTTCACTATCTGACAATAGTCGCCTGGAGGCATCTCCTAGGCCTGAAAAATCTCGGTATTCGTTTGTGTATACATACAAATCGTCGTTATCTAAAACATCGCCGTATAAATTTATCCCCCAACTATTAAGATTTCCCCCAATCCCATTCCTGACCTCGTCACTGATGGAGATAGTCCAATCACCGATGCCCGTCTCACCCCAAAATTGGCGGCTTGTAAAACGATGTTGTAACCCTGACTTTGATGTATCCGGTCGCCCCATAATTTCGCTTGAGGTTCCATCTGGAGACGTCACTGTGATACGTAAGTCACTTAGTCGCGTACTCGATAAATTCACGAATATTTCTACGTTTTCAATATCAACGCTATTCGTAAAGTTGACTGTGTCACTGATTGCGCTTGCATCCGCAAAACTCAAGCCGCCAGAATAATTGAATCGATGAATTTCATTAGAGCTCACAGATTGCTCTTGCCACGTCTCAGCAAGTCGGACCGCCGCCCTTGCATCAACCAGCCCCATGCCATTTTCGAGACTGATGTGGAGCCCACCCCCATTCCAATCTTTGGCATTATTCCAATCCCATGTATTGTCGTAGGGATCATTTTTTACTGCTGAGTAGGCCAATATCTCCTGAACGTCGCGATAGCCCAAATCAGGATTGGCTTCAAGCATAAGGGCCACGACGCCCGCGGTTGCTGGCGCCGAAAAAGAGGTGCCGTTAATAGTAACATAATCCGAAGAAGTATAGCCCATACTGCCAACCCGATCTGTTGTCAGCACGTTACGCCCCGGAGCCGTCACCAAAACACTCGACCCCCTGCTTGTAAAATAAGCATCCCGGCCGCCGCTATCAGTTGCGCCAACCGTAATTACCCTTCGATTCCCACTTACTGCATTATATTCTGGACGCGCATCTATACTGCGTGAGTTGCCAGCAGAAAATGTAATAACTTGCCCAAGACCATCGCGGTGATTGGTGACAGCATCTACAATTTGATTCTCATAGTTTCTCCAATACCCGCCCTGAGAGAGAGAAAAGAAAGCCCAAGAGGGTGAAGGGCCCCAGCTATTATTAGAGATATCCGTTGGTGTGTCATAAAACCCTAGCCAACGGTAACCAGCGATAGTGGCACCATGCGCGACGCCAACCACCCCGATCCCGTTGTTTGCCTCAGCAGCAACCATACCGGCGACAGCAGTACCGTGATTGTCATATGTTTCAGGATAAGCATCATTATCCCGGTTAGAAAAATCATAATCTATCGATGTGTCATAATTATCATTTAGGTCGGGATGGGTATGCTCCACACCGGTATCGTTGATACCAACACTCACGCCGCGACCAGTGTAATCATTCCAAACATCGACAACGTTCAGTGCCGAGTGATGCCATTGCTGGCCGAATAATGGATCATTAGGAAGTGCATTAACTTCCACACGGCCGGTGCCTTCCGTTCCATCAGGCTCGATAACATGAAATTCAAACATTGAGGGTGAGCTAATAGGATCATTTTGAGTTGCCAAGTCGAATAACACCTGCTCTGCGCCAGCCCTGCCAACAAGCTTTGCCTCGCCCCCTCTTACCTCTGTGACAGAAACAATCTCACCATCGAAAGGCGCATCAGTGCCGATTAAATCAGCACGACTAAATTGCAAACGATTTGGCACAGCCGCATCAAATAACTCCTCTGATTTGAAATTTCTCCCATGAAGCCTTTGATTATTTTGTTGCGAATTTTCATAAATACTTTTGGGAGAAAGATTTTGTTTGTCTACAATGAGATTTTCTGTCCCTTCCAACGGTTTAAACGCCGTCACCCCCTGTCCCATCAAAGAGCCAGTTGGGCCATCGGAACGCAGGTCCTGAATGACATCAAATGGAGTGCGTGACAGAGCATCCCATTCATCCAATCGCAATTGATCCAGCACTAAAGGTTTATGATTGTGTGTGTTTGCCATACCTTACTTCAATATTTCCACGCGTCGACCATCATCATCAGCTTGGATATATTTAACAACCTGATCCTTAAACACGTTTTCTTTGAGATCTTTGAGCATATCATCTCCCCCACCGAAGGGAGCGATAACATCAATTATCCAGAAATTTTTTCCTCTAGTCCACTCGTTGGGCGCTAATTTGACCGAACCGTTAATAATCCGGGCTTCCACCTCATCATTAAGCGAAGCCCAACTTATAAATCCAACAGGCACATTATTTCTGCGAAATAGACGAAATTGTTTTGCCAAAATAGGTGGCACTACAAGCCATTCGAAATCGGTTACAAACAGGTGTTTATGTGCGCTTGAAGATAGCATTAACCAGACAGCGGCGCCCAACAAGGCAGATGGGTCGCTAGAATTATCTTGGCCAGAACCACTACTGCGCATTTCATCGGAGCTAGACGCACCTGATGTTACTACAGACGACACCTCTTCTGAAATGCGGCTGTCATAGGCACCATCTGTGCTATCTTTAGCTAAACCGCTTACAACCGTTTTTTCTATGCCGATTTTATTTACGACGTTTTTATTATTTTGTGTCATTCGTCGGAAGCCATCATACTGTTTCTCCAGTGTCTGGCCCTGCCCCCGATACACCTCTAATATAGCGCAAATACAGAGAAATAACAATATGCTGGCGCGGAAGAAAAAGTGCCACAACAGAAGGCATCACTTGCTGTCCACACATGCCCTTTAGCGTAACATCCAACTACGTAATAATGATGTAACTTCGTGCGGATGCTCCATTGTAGGAAGATGCCCGCAGTGGCCTATCACCTTCAACTCAGCACCTGGAATTAGTTTCGCAAGCTCTTCATGCTGACTGAGGTTCGTCAGCAAATCCTCACGCCCACAAATAACTATTGTGGGAACTTTTATTAAATGAAGATTTTTTCGACTATCAGAGCGCGACATAATTGCTTTTTGTTGCCTGACAAAGCAATCTTTGCCAACTCTGGCCGCCATTTTTACAACTCTATTGCACAGCACAGAATCATTTAGCTGGCTTTCATGCAGGAGCATGGGTAAAAGGCGCGGAGAAACACCTTTAAATTTTCCTTTTTCAGCCAGCGCGATTAATCCTCTGCGTATTCTGCTTTTTTCAGCGTCATCTTGCTGAGCGTTTGTGCTTAAGAGTGCCAACTTCGTGACACGCTCGGGTGCCTGACGCATTACTTCAAGCGCAACGTAGCCACCCATAGACAATCCAGCCAGCGCAAATTCTGCGGGGGCGTTTGCCAATAACCGAGAAGCCATCCCTATAATGCTATCGTCAGACAAAGTATCAGCCACCGAGATTTTTGTAACATTGGAAAGACTTCTAATCTGGTCAAACCACAAATCTTCATCACAAAGAAGACCCGGCACTAAAACTAATGATGATACGTGGTTCACAGTTTTACTTCCTATCCTAAGCTGCCCCCCAAGAAACCAGATCTAGACAGCCCGTTAAGCAGTTGTTAATCATATCATTATGATTTTAGAAAGTTCGGTGAAATAGGATTACAACGTTTCTGCCGAGCTGTAATGATGATTTCTATGCCTCGACAGGCGTTTAGATTAGATTTTGCCGTTACACCAGAAGTAAGTGGCACCAGTCGTCGCCAGTACCTCTCTTAACAAAACAGGATTAATGAGTTGGGTTTTAAAAAAATATGCCACAAGGTCAGCCATCCGAAAAAATACGGTTCGTATGACCTTTAAAGATTTAAGCTTAAGCGAAGAACTTCTTCGAGCACTGGATGAACGTGGGTACCAAAATCCAACCCCTATTCAGGAGCAGGCTATTCCATACGTGTTGATGGCTCGAGATTTATTAGGTTGTGCTCAGACTGGTACCGGCAAAACGGCGTCTTTTGTATTGCCGATGATAGATATCCTCGATCAAGGCCGTGCCCGCATGCGCATGCCTCGTTCTCTTATCCTTGAGCCTACTCGCGAATTAGCCGCTCAGGTCGCAGAAAATTTTGATCTTTATGGAAAATATCATAAACTTACCAAGGCACTTTTGATCGGCGGGGTAACCTTTGGCGAACAAGACAAATTGCTTGACCGTGGCGTCGACGTATTGATTGCAACCCCTGGTCGCCTTCTCGACCATTTTGAGCGTGGCAACGTCTTGCTCAACGATGTAAAAATTCTTGTTATTGATGAAGCCGATAGAATGCTCGACATGGGGTTCATACCGGACGTAGACAAAATCGTCAGTAAAATTCCACCTCTTAGGCAAACACTTATGTTTTCCGCAACAATGCCGAAGGAGATTAAGAAACTCGCTGAGCAGTTTTTATCCAATCCTAAAGAAGTTGCAGTTAGTCCGCCATCGGCAACTGCTGATACAATTGTGCAGCAAATGGTTATGCTTGATCCAAAACAGAAACGAGAAGCTCTACGTGATATTCTCAGTGGCGCTGAAGTAAAAAATGCACTTATATTTTGTAACCGCAAAAAAGATGTTGGTTTGGTTCACCGGTCATTGATACGCCATGGCTTCAAAGCTGGAGCTCTGCACGGTGATATGGATCAATTTTCACGCACAGAAACATTAGATAAATTCAAAGAGGACAAAATCGAATACCTTGTGTGTTCTGATGTGGCTGCAAGGGGCCTAGATATTCCTGCTATGACACATGTGGTTAATTTTGATGTGCCCATGCATGATGAAGATTATGTTCATCGTATCGGCCGCACAGGTCGCGCAGGGCGCAAAGGTCATGCAATTACATTTGTAACAGAAGAAGAAGGCAAATATCTTGATGCAGTCCAAATAATTGCCAAGGGTGCAATAAAGGAAATTACGCTGGAGGGCATCCGAAACCCCAAACTAGAAAAATTCCAAGATAAACCCTCTAGCAACCACCGTACCCGTAATCAAAACAAACACCGTCCCGCTAATGACAGGTCAGAAACAAAAAAGAGTGCAAGTAAAAACCACTCGTCAAGAAAACAATCTGAACCAACTTTAAAAGAAAAGGATCCTCCACCTGAAACCATAAAAGGGTTTGGCGATGAAACTCCTGCTTTTCTTCGCACTACTGTAGAAACTTGATTGTCTGTTAACTACGCTTTTCAATCAAAACATTTTCCCTGATCAATTTATCGATTTCCTCATCAGACAACCCATACTCTTTCAGGATTCCTCGTCCATGAACACCAAATTTTGGAGGTGGAGTGGTAATAGCTCCAGGAGTTCGACCGAACTTGATCGGAATGCCTGCTCCGCGCCACCAATCACAATGCACATTCATTTTGCGATGCTTGGTATGTTCTGCATCCATTACCTGAGCCGTATTTAATATGGGGCCTGCTGGAACACCCGCACGCATGAGTCGGCCACAGAGCGCTTCGCCATCCTCTTTGATGATTATGTCCGACAAAAGTTTGGTAAGTACTTCACGATGCTCGTTTCGAGATTTACTCGTAGCAAACCTATGATCTAGGGCAATTTCGTGAGCCTCGATTGCAGAACATAGTCGCT
This genomic stretch from Pseudomonadota bacterium harbors:
- a CDS encoding tandem-95 repeat protein, with amino-acid sequence MANTHNHKPLVLDQLRLDEWDALSRTPFDVIQDLRSDGPTGSLMGQGVTAFKPLEGTENLIVDKQNLSPKSIYENSQQNNQRLHGRNFKSEELFDAAVPNRLQFSRADLIGTDAPFDGEIVSVTEVRGGEAKLVGRAGAEQVLFDLATQNDPISSPSMFEFHVIEPDGTEGTGRVEVNALPNDPLFGQQWHHSALNVVDVWNDYTGRGVSVGINDTGVEHTHPDLNDNYDTSIDYDFSNRDNDAYPETYDNHGTAVAGMVAAEANNGIGVVGVAHGATIAGYRWLGFYDTPTDISNNSWGPSPSWAFFSLSQGGYWRNYENQIVDAVTNHRDGLGQVITFSAGNSRSIDARPEYNAVSGNRRVITVGATDSGGRDAYFTSRGSSVLVTAPGRNVLTTDRVGSMGYTSSDYVTINGTSFSAPATAGVVALMLEANPDLGYRDVQEILAYSAVKNDPYDNTWDWNNAKDWNGGGLHISLENGMGLVDARAAVRLAETWQEQSVSSNEIHRFNYSGGLSFADASAISDTVNFTNSVDIENVEIFVNLSSTRLSDLRITVTSPDGTSSEIMGRPDTSKSGLQHRFTSRQFWGETGIGDWTISISDEVRNGIGGNLNSWGINLYGDVLDNDDLYVYTNEYRDFSGLGDASRRLLSDSEGTDTINLAATTADAVVDLTGGPGSIADANFKIGAGSTIENVYSGDGNDIITGNSSDNVILGGRGDDTLVGGAGTDTAIYSGNRANYTIGNGSIIDNRGRDGTDTLSGFEFLRFADQTIEAPGKSDPPQPITTLISGDEDNPSNGFLRATDPDGDTLTFSLVSAPAKGTLTINEDGSYNFDPGKEFDDLSEGASRDLSFIYSVDDGTTVVQQTAALRVTGINDAPVAEVAKISLEEDSVFEGTLKATDLDNSFEELVFSLSSLPANGKAVINANGTYTYTPDENYYGSDSFRFTVTDANGAIDTGDVAIEVTPVNDAAPEANPDSITVTEDTPLSFQASELIANDTDLDGDTLTVTAVSGGENGSVSLVDGVVTYSPRANYNGRDSFSYSVSDGQGGVSEGSVSVTVSAVNDTPIAPATAVTLDEDTSWSGILAATDVDGDQLNYSLHTQPKYGSISVANNGAYVYTPNANYYGSDEFTYRVSDGNGGSTLGKVSLTIVNINDAPVALDSVANGLEDAALSGSLRATDIDGDVLKYSLKQGPSNGVVTINPDGTYFYLPNSNFSGLDNFSYTVSDGRGGLDTASLSINVNAIADAPEITTAPASGEIGDTVKLNIAAALSDTDGSEILGPIEIGGVPEGVALSSGTDLGGGRWSLALSEISNLTLTIPDNAGAGFELTVTANSRESSNDDTATAVRSLPVVVLPSGVTLPSSGDGDTIFGGDNNDIFVGGGGDDLIIGGGGSDILSGGAGDDVLIGDSYDKLSGGAGTDTAILTDDSDIDLDIGRLSIERFYAGGGDDKIKGGQKNEFISGGRGNDRVEGGAGDDTYRFNRGDGQDIIADYFGTTKIISQWRWVTYSVSDGEGGIETERIRERFSQLIDTSANGGKDELSFGDGIRPDDLSLQFVDGALQITVQGIGGEAGENSSNSADIIKIINWGDALDRIELFSFEDGTALDVANLTGKVLEASEDGTTLVASNGNDWLAGGGGNDTLNGGAGDDIIVAADGDDRLIGGAGNDFLIGGEGTDTASYEGKFSDYSVSSSSNAITVAHKKVGDGIDQLDSIESISFSDITAVYENGTFLPILFGEQTSVLEDGSISLSASDLLTNDFDIDGGSLSLDGVGVASNGTVSLVGDRITYRPDADFNGRDTFTYTVSDGQGGTASATVGITVTSVNDTPIGQDHSAAGAEDTVINGLITATDIDGDSLTFSLANEPTNGFVDVNKDGSYSYRPNANYNGSDSFTYLVSDGNGGTATGAVTLDVTAINDAPISAGVELSVSEDSSVSGVLSATDIEKDTLSFSLASDGKGGTAIVKPDGSFIYTPNPNYSGSDSFTYTVSDGQGGRTTGTVSVTVNAINDAPTSPGA
- a CDS encoding toxin-activating lysine-acyltransferase gives rise to the protein MTQNNKNVVNKIGIEKTVVSGLAKDSTDGAYDSRISEEVSSVVTSGASSSDEMRSSGSGQDNSSDPSALLGAAVWLMLSSSAHKHLFVTDFEWLVVPPILAKQFRLFRRNNVPVGFISWASLNDEVEARIINGSVKLAPNEWTRGKNFWIIDVIAPFGGGDDMLKDLKENVFKDQVVKYIQADDDGRRVEILK
- a CDS encoding alpha/beta fold hydrolase, yielding MNHVSSLVLVPGLLCDEDLWFDQIRSLSNVTKISVADTLSDDSIIGMASRLLANAPAEFALAGLSMGGYVALEVMRQAPERVTKLALLSTNAQQDDAEKSRIRRGLIALAEKGKFKGVSPRLLPMLLHESQLNDSVLCNRVVKMAARVGKDCFVRQQKAIMSRSDSRKNLHLIKVPTIVICGREDLLTNLSQHEELAKLIPGAELKVIGHCGHLPTMEHPHEVTSLLRSWMLR
- a CDS encoding DEAD/DEAH box helicase; the protein is MSWVLKKYATRSAIRKNTVRMTFKDLSLSEELLRALDERGYQNPTPIQEQAIPYVLMARDLLGCAQTGTGKTASFVLPMIDILDQGRARMRMPRSLILEPTRELAAQVAENFDLYGKYHKLTKALLIGGVTFGEQDKLLDRGVDVLIATPGRLLDHFERGNVLLNDVKILVIDEADRMLDMGFIPDVDKIVSKIPPLRQTLMFSATMPKEIKKLAEQFLSNPKEVAVSPPSATADTIVQQMVMLDPKQKREALRDILSGAEVKNALIFCNRKKDVGLVHRSLIRHGFKAGALHGDMDQFSRTETLDKFKEDKIEYLVCSDVAARGLDIPAMTHVVNFDVPMHDEDYVHRIGRTGRAGRKGHAITFVTEEEGKYLDAVQIIAKGAIKEITLEGIRNPKLEKFQDKPSSNHRTRNQNKHRPANDRSETKKSASKNHSSRKQSEPTLKEKDPPPETIKGFGDETPAFLRTTVET